A stretch of Camelina sativa cultivar DH55 chromosome 18, Cs, whole genome shotgun sequence DNA encodes these proteins:
- the LOC104761803 gene encoding cytochrome P450 71B10-like produces MTLLWYLSLLFLIYILVVAVKHTKRPGRQPPCPPGLPIIGNLHQLGELPHQSLWTLSKKYGPVMLLKLGRVSTVIVSSPKAAKQVLKDYDLHCCSRPSLEGTRKLSYNYLDIAFSRFDDYWKESRRLCVQELFSSKRVRLIEPIKEEQMRKLIDSITESASQKTLVNLSEKFLSLNVSVVCKAAFGVNFQGTVLNNERFQDLVHEALEILGSFSASDFFPYIGWIFDWHTGLHARRERSVRDLDAFYEQMISLHLEKNREGNEDDFVDLLLKLEKEEAVLGYGKLTRNHIKAILMNILLGGINTSAITMTWAMAELARNPRVMEKAQSEIRNHIGGKNKKTRIINLDETNQLNYLKMVIKETWRLHPVAPLLVPREVTCEFHINGYTIQPNTRLHVNVWAIGRDPRIWENPEEFFPERFMDCDIDVKGQDFELLPFGGGRRICPAMYMGITTVEFGLANLLYHFDWKLPEGVTAKDIDMDEGSGLTSHKKHDLLLVPVKLCL; encoded by the exons ATGACTCTGCTTTGGTATCTATCACTTCTCTTCCTCATCTATATCCTTGTTGTTGCCGTCAAACACACTAAGAGGCCAGGGCGGCAACCACCGTGTCCTCCAGGCTTACCGATCATCGGAAACTTGCACCAGCTCGGAGAATTACCACATCAATCTCTATGGACACTCTCAAAGAAGTATGGTCCTGTAATGTTACTGAAACTTGGAAGAGTTTCGACAGTTATAGTTTCTTCCCCTAAAGCAGCTAAACAAGTTCTGAAAGACTATGACCTCCATTGTTGTAGCCGTCCAAGCTTGGaag GCACAAGAAAGCTTTCTTACAACTATCTAGACATTGCTTTCTCTAGATTCGATGATTATTGGAAAGAATCAAGAAGGCTTTGTGTTCAAGAACTCTTTAGTTCTAAACGAGTTAGGTTGATTGAACCAATCAAGGAGGAACAGATGAGGAAACTGATTGATTCAATTACTGAATCTGCTTCTCAGAAAACTCTTGTTAACCTGAGCGAgaagtttctttctttaaacGTTAGTGTGGTTTGCAAGGCAGCATTTGGTGTGAATTTCCAAGGAACTGTGCTCAACAATGAAAGGTTCCAAGATTTAGTCCATGAAGCTCTCGAGATCTTGGGGAGCTTCTCTGCTTCAGATTTTTTCCCGTATATTGGTTGGATCTTCGACTGGCACACGGGTTTACACGCACGTAGAGAGAGAAGTGTGCGAGATCTTGATGCTTTCTATGAACAAATGATTAGTTTGCATctagagaaaaacagagaaggaaATGAAGATGATTTTGTGGACTTGCTCTTGAAGTTggaaaaggaagaagctgtTCTTGGTTATGGCAAACTCACAAGAAACCATATCAAAGCAATCTTGATG AACATCCTTTTGGGGGGAATCAATACTTCAGCAATAACAATGACATGGGCAATGGCGGAACTCGCAAGAAACCCTCGGGTGATGGAGAAGGCTCAATCTGAAATCAGAAACCACATAGggggaaaaaacaagaaaacaagaatcatAAATTTAGATGAGACGAATCAACTCAACTACCTAAAAATGGTGATCAAAGAAACATGGAGGTTACATCCAGTAGCACCTCTTCTAGTCCCAAGAGAAGTAACATGTGAATTTCACATCAACGGCTACACGATTCAACCTAACACAAGGCTTCACGTCAACGTATGGGCTATAGGCCGTGATCCGAGGATATGGGAAAATCCAGAAGAGTTTTTCCCAGAGAGGTTTATGGATTGTGACATTGATGTTAAAGGACAAGACTTTGAGTTGTTACCATTTGGTGGTGGTCGGAGAATTTGTCCAGCAATGTACATGGGGATAACAACGGTTGAGTTTGGTCTTGCGAATCTCTTGTACCACTTTGATTGGAAGTTACCAGAAGGTGTGACGGCTAAAGACATTGACATGGATGAAGGTTCTGGACTCACTTCCCATAAGAAACATGATCTTCTACTTGTTCCTGTTAAACTATGTTTATAA
- the LOC104761806 gene encoding 60S acidic ribosomal protein P3-2-like: MGVFTFVCKSKGGEWTAKQHEGELEGSASSTYDLQRKLVQAALSADSSGGVQSSFSLVSPTSAVFQVIIGGGGGGGFAAGGGAAAGGGGGGESAAAAKEEEKKEESEEEEGDFGFDLFG, encoded by the exons atgggagtTTTCACTTTCGTTTGCAAAAGCAAAGGCGGAGAATGGACCGCGAAGCAACACGAAGGAGAGCTTGAAGGCTCCGCTTCTAGCACTTACGATCTACAGCGCAAGCTTGTTCAGGCTGCTCTCTCCGCCGATTCATCTGGCGGCGTTCagtcttctttctctcttgtctCCCCTACCTCCGCCGTCTTTCAG GTGATCatcggcggtggtggtggtggaggattTGCTGCCGGAGGAGGTGCAGCAGCAGGAGGTGGCGGTGGAGGTGAGTCTGCCGCAGCTGccaaggaggaagagaagaaggaagagtctGAAGAGGAAGAGGGTGACTTTGGATTTGATCTCTTTGGTTAA
- the LOC104761804 gene encoding uncharacterized protein LOC104761804, translating to MGETQNLHLSPRHRSSLKKPLLIVLLVCIASVVLVITYMYPQQNTKSSAACVGLSSRGCEAALSGWLPVHVRKFTDEEVAARVVIKDILRTPPALTPKSKIAFMFLTPGTLPFEKLWDKFFQGQEGRFSIYIHPSRLRPVHISRHFSDREIHSDHVTWGRISMVDAERRLLANALEDPDNQHFVLLSESCIPLHTFDYTYRYLMHANVSFIDSFEDLGPHGTGRHMDHMLPEIPRQDFRKGAQWFTMKRQHAVIVMADGLYYSKFREYCRPGVEANKNCIADEHYLPTFFHMLDPGGISNWSVTYVDWSERRWHPKTYRARDVSLKLLKNLTSDDMSVHVTSVGKRGEELHWPCTWNGIRRPCYLFARKFHSDALYKLVRLFPNYTSTVV from the exons ATGGGAGAAACACAGAACCTGCATTTGTCTCCACGACACCGATCTTCTCTAAAGAAGccattgttgattgttttgttagttTGCATCGCAAGTGTGGTCTTGGTCATCACTTACATGTATCCACAACAGAACACTAAAAGCTCTGCTGCCTGTGTGGGTTTATCTAGTAGAGGCTGTGAAGCTGCGCTCTCTGGATGGCTTCCTGTTCATGTGAGGAAATTTACTGACGAGGAAGTTGCAGCTCGAGTTGTCATCAAAGACATACTTAGAACACCTCCTGCTCTCACCCCTAAATCGAAGATCGCTTTTATGTTCTTGACTCCTGGTACTTTGCCATTTGAGAAGCTCTGGGATAAGTTTTTCCAG GGTCAAGAAGGAAGATTCTCTATTTACATTCACCCATCAAGGTTAAGACCAGTTCACATTAGCCGTCACTTTTCAGACCGTGAAATTCACAGTGATCATGTCACTTGGGGAAGGATATCTATGGTTGATGCTGAGAGACGGCTTCTAGCAAACGCTCTTGAAGATCCTGACAACCAAcactttgttcttctttcagaAAG TTGTATACCGTTGCATACATTTGACTACACTTATCGGTATTTGATGCACGCTAATGTCAGCTTCATTGATAG TTTTGAGGATCTTGGTCCTCACGGGACTGGCAGACACATGGATCACATGTTACCTGAGATCCCTAGGCAAGATTTCAGAAAGGGTGCACAG TGGTTCACAATGAAGCGTCAACACGCTGTAATAGTGATGGCTGATGGTCTCTACTACTCAAAATTCCGGGAATATTGCAGA CCTGGGGTAGAAGCAAACAAGAACTGCATCGCAGATGAACATTACCTGCCAACATTCTTCCAC ATGCTTGATCCTGGTGGGATCTCGAACTGGTCAGTCACATATGTTGATTGGTCTGAGCGTAGATGGCATCCAAAGACATACAGAGCGCGTGATGTCTCACTCAAGCTCTTGAAAAATCTCACG TCCGACGACATGAGTGTACATGTAACAAGCGTTGGCAAG cGCGGAGAAGAGCTGCATTGGCCTTGTACATGGAACGGAATTAGACGTCCATGTTATCTATTCGCAAGGAAGTTTCACTCAGATGCTCTTTACAAACTAGTCAGACTCTTCCCAAACTACACCAGCACAGTTGTCTGA
- the LOC104761805 gene encoding probable 18S rRNA (guanine-N(7))-methyltransferase, with product MANRPELLAPPEIFYDETEARKYTSSSRIVDIQAKLSERALELLALPEDGVPRFLLDIGCGSGLSGETISENGHHWLGLDISASMLNVAVEREVEGDLLLGDMGQGLGLRPGVIDGAISISAVQWLCNADKSSHEPRLRLKAFFGSLYRCLSRGARAVFQVYPENIKQRELILRQALQAGFGGGLVVDYPHSTKKRKEFLVLTCGSVQTSIQTGKNEHDEGCSEDDSSEDEESGMVSMSDRNRPKKRQKPNKEGKSREWMLRKKEQSRRKGNDVPADSKYTGRKRKSRF from the exons ATGGCAAATCGACCTGAGTTGCTAGCTCCACCGGAGATATTCTACGATGAAACCGAAGCTCGGAAGTATACTTCTTCTTCCCGTATCGTCGATATTCAG GCGAAGTTGTCAGAGAGAGCTTTGGAGCTTCTTGCTTTGCCCGAAGATGGAGTTCCTAGATTCTTACTCGACATAG GGTGTGGATCTGGTTTGAGTGGGGAAACAATTTCTGAAAACGGGCAtcattggcttggtttagacaTTTCAGCTTCAATGCTTA ATGTCGCTGTGGAAAGGGAAGTTGAGGGTGATCTTTTACTTGGTGACATGGGTCAG GGATTAGGTCTTCGTCCAGGAGTTATCGATGGAGCCATCAGTATATCTGCTGTTCAG TGGTTATGCAATGCGGATAAGTCATCGCATGAACCTCGTTTGAGGCTAAA gGCTTTCTTTGGGTCACTATACCGCTGCTTGTCAAGAGGAGCACGAGCCGTTTTTCAAGTGTACCCTGAGAATATCAAGCAGCGTGAATTGATTCTTCGCCAGGCCTTACAAGCTGGATTTGGAGGTGGACTTGTTGTTGACTATCCACACAG tactaagaaaagaaaagagttctTGGTCCTCACATGTGGTTCTGTTCAGACAAGTATTCAAACCGGTAAAAATGAGCATGATGAGGGTTGCTCTGAAGATGACAGTAGCGAAGACGAAGAGAGTGGAATG GTGTCTATGTCAGATCGGAATAGGCCAAAGAAAAGGCAGAAGCCAAACAAGGAAGGGAAAAGTAGGGAATGGATGTTAAGGAAGAAAGAGCAAAGTAGAAGAAAAGGAAACGATGTTCCTGCTGACTCCAAGTACACCGGTCGAAAACGCAAGTCGcgtttctag
- the LOC104761808 gene encoding 2-methoxy-6-polyprenyl-1,4-benzoquinol methylase, mitochondrial — MALRSVSRRLGSRILNHRSFVASLHSHATSFGFQEVKEEDKSKLVGNVFTNVASSYDIMNDVMSGGLHRLWKERLVGKLSPFAGMKHLDVAGGTGDVAFRIYDSIYSVKRRALQKVDEASLEETQIYVCDINPNMLNVGKQRAAERGLRDNKSLVWVEGNAEALSFDDNSMDGYTIAFGIRNVTHIEKALAEAYRVLKRGGRFLCLELSHVDIPIFKNLYDLYSFQVIPNLGELIAGDRESYQYLVESVRRFPPQEKFASMIADAGFEKVEYENLVGGVVAIHSGIKL, encoded by the exons ATGGCACTTCGATCAGTAAGCAGGAGGCTCGGGAGCAGGATTTTGAATCACCGTTCCTTTGTTGCTTCGCTTCATTCTCATGCCACAAGTTTCG ggTTTCAAGaagtaaaggaagaagataaaagcaAATTGGTTGGTAACGTTTTCACCAATGTAGCTTCGAGTTATGATATTATGAATGATGTGATGAGTGGTGGCTTGCATAGGCTATGGAAGGAAAG ACTCGTTGGGAAGCTCAGTCCATTTGCTGGGATGAAGCATCTTGATGTGGCCGGTGGAACTG GTGATGTTGCGTTTAGGATCTATGATTCTATTTACAGTGTCAAACGAAGAGCATTACAGAAAGTTGATGAGGCTTCTCTTGAAGAGACTCAGATATACGTATGTGACATTAATCCTAACATGTTAAACGTTGGGAAACAACGAGCTGCTGAGAGGG GTCTAAGAGATAACAAGTCGCTCGTATGGGTTGAAGGAAATGCAGAAGCCCTGAGTTTTGATGATAATTCAATGGATGGATACACTATTGCATTTGGAATAAGGAATGTCACACACATTGAAAAGGCTCTAGCTGAGGCTTATAG GGTACTAAAACGGGGTGGAAGATTCTTGTGCCTTGAGCTCAGCCATGTAGACATTCCGATTTTCAAAAATCT ATACGATTTGTATTCCTTCCAAGTCATCCCAAACTTAGGGGAACTAATCGCCGGGGACAGGGAATCTTATCAGTACTTGGTTGAGAGCGTTCGTCGGTTTCCCCCTCAG GAGAAATTTGCTTCGATGATCGCAGACGCAGGATTTGAGAAGGTGGAGTACGAGAACCTTGTTGGTGGAGTTGTCGCCATTCACTCTGGCATAAAGCTCTga